In a genomic window of Polycladomyces abyssicola:
- a CDS encoding cell wall hydrolase, which yields MPIMRTFIGMSACLLTLVVMGWQQLSFNSPAKNQAVSQQAIQMKLNPNSVMKPPRNSAKMVDKTKQTVHATDAASTKATAAKTNEKSKKTTVTLSSRSTSSKRSVRYHLSAQDIRWMERVVYSEARGEPFQGQVAVAAVVLNRLESPHFPPTIRGIVFQRNAFTAVQDGQIWLKPDSEARRAVMKALKGYDPTGGALYYYNPEIATSEWSKKRPVIKRIGNHVFTR from the coding sequence ATGCCTATTATGCGTACTTTTATTGGCATGTCGGCCTGTCTTTTAACCCTTGTGGTAATGGGATGGCAGCAACTTTCTTTCAATAGTCCGGCTAAGAATCAAGCAGTTAGCCAGCAAGCGATCCAGATGAAGTTAAATCCCAACTCTGTTATGAAACCACCCCGTAATTCTGCAAAGATGGTCGACAAAACGAAGCAAACCGTTCATGCAACAGATGCAGCATCCACCAAAGCAACTGCCGCCAAAACAAATGAAAAATCCAAAAAGACAACTGTGACTCTCAGCAGTCGGTCGACATCCAGCAAGCGATCTGTACGTTACCATCTTTCCGCACAAGATATCCGGTGGATGGAACGTGTGGTATATAGTGAAGCACGTGGTGAACCGTTCCAAGGTCAGGTGGCGGTTGCAGCAGTTGTACTCAATCGATTGGAATCTCCTCATTTTCCTCCTACGATCCGAGGGATCGTTTTCCAGCGTAACGCGTTTACGGCTGTACAGGACGGCCAGATCTGGTTAAAGCCGGATAGCGAAGCGCGTCGCGCAGTGATGAAAGCCCTGAAGGGATATGATCCCACTGGAGGGGCATTATACTATTATAATCCCGAAATCGCCACCTCCGAGTGGAGTAAAAAACGGCCGGTCATCAAACGGATCGGTAATCACGTGTTCACCCGATAA
- a CDS encoding VOC family protein — protein MNHWVEPSGIYETHLHVRDLKTSVAFYRDQLGLTLCYTEPKRKLAFFWVGQARQQCLGLWEKPADQIVRSHFAFSVSLRDLEKAPAFLDERGIAYRDFFGNPRGEPTVHSWVPNVSLYFEDPDGHSLEYIALLPEGPRPELGAIPLSRWRELHRQTGEQRGV, from the coding sequence ATGAACCATTGGGTGGAACCTTCGGGGATTTATGAAACGCATCTGCATGTGCGGGATTTGAAAACATCAGTTGCTTTTTATCGGGATCAGCTGGGACTGACACTCTGTTACACGGAGCCGAAAAGAAAACTGGCATTTTTCTGGGTAGGCCAAGCGCGTCAACAGTGTTTGGGATTGTGGGAGAAACCCGCGGATCAAATTGTTCGCAGTCATTTTGCATTTTCCGTGTCGTTGCGGGATTTGGAAAAGGCTCCGGCATTTCTGGATGAGCGGGGGATTGCCTATCGTGATTTTTTCGGTAATCCCAGAGGGGAGCCTACCGTTCATTCGTGGGTCCCTAACGTGTCACTGTATTTTGAGGACCCGGACGGGCACAGTCTGGAGTACATCGCTTTGCTGCCGGAAGGGCCGCGCCCCGAGCTGGGAGCGATCCCGCTCAGCCGATGGCGGGAACTGCATCGGCAAACCGGTGAACAGAGGGGCGTTTGA
- a CDS encoding TetR/AcrR family transcriptional regulator: MAKRTGEKYEAIIDAAVRVIAEHGYHNAQVSKIAREAKVADGTIYLYFENKDDVLISLFNEKMGAFVKQLEEIMKEISSPADQLRELIRHHFKSMEDNRHLAIVTQIELRQSNPGVRKAIGEILKKYLNLIDRIILAGMEEGIFRNDLDVRITRKMIFGAIDEMVTSWIMKDCKYSLVEQVEPIVSLFLHGIKSR, encoded by the coding sequence ATGGCAAAACGGACGGGGGAAAAATATGAAGCGATCATCGACGCGGCCGTGCGTGTGATTGCGGAACACGGTTATCACAACGCGCAGGTATCCAAGATCGCCCGTGAAGCCAAAGTCGCCGATGGGACAATCTATCTATATTTTGAAAATAAAGATGATGTGCTCATTTCGTTGTTTAATGAAAAAATGGGTGCGTTCGTCAAGCAATTAGAAGAAATCATGAAAGAGATCTCTTCGCCCGCCGATCAGCTTCGCGAGCTGATCCGTCACCATTTCAAATCCATGGAGGACAATCGGCATTTGGCAATCGTTACGCAGATTGAATTGCGACAATCCAATCCCGGTGTGCGCAAAGCGATCGGGGAGATTTTGAAAAAATATCTGAATCTGATCGACCGCATCATCTTGGCCGGGATGGAAGAGGGGATCTTCCGTAACGATTTGGATGTGCGCATCACACGGAAGATGATCTTTGGCGCGATTGACGAAATGGTCACTTCCTGGATCATGAAGGATTGCAAATACAGCTTGGTAGAGCAGGTGGAGCCGATTGTGTCCCTGTTTTTGCATGGGATCAAATCGCGCTGA
- a CDS encoding NCS2 family permease encodes MSQNTHGFLDRFFRLSERKTDVKTEVFAGLTTFMTMCYIIFVNPQILSDAGIPKEGAIAATIFASVFCTLLFGLWANFPVAIAPGMGLNAFFTYSVVLGQGLSWQTALGAVFISGFVFFLLTVTGIRRRLVAAVPDVLRSAIVVGIGLFIAFIGLKNAGIIVKSPSTFVSLGQVTQPGPILTMIGLLVAVILMARNFKGAMIISILITTLLAMAFGVTPVPHRLSDVMTFTMPDITTTLGKLDIMAAIHYGIFSIIFSFTIVELFDNLATLIGLSKKAGLMDKNGDIPNLNRALQADAVGTMMSATFGSTALNAYIENAAGISEGGRTGLTAVVVAGLFLLSLFLTPLIMLIPSVATAPALILVGALMLSEIKNLSFDDFTDTIPAFLTIILMPLTSSIAEGLAFGFVSYTVLKTLTGKYKEMNLFLYLITAAFIINFLYHG; translated from the coding sequence ATGTCGCAAAACACTCATGGCTTTTTGGATCGATTTTTCCGATTGTCCGAGCGGAAAACCGACGTCAAAACGGAAGTTTTTGCGGGTCTCACCACTTTTATGACGATGTGCTACATTATCTTTGTCAACCCGCAAATTTTGTCTGACGCCGGAATTCCCAAGGAGGGAGCCATTGCCGCCACCATTTTCGCCAGTGTTTTTTGTACGCTGCTGTTTGGATTGTGGGCCAATTTTCCGGTGGCCATCGCACCCGGCATGGGGCTGAATGCCTTTTTCACCTACAGTGTCGTTCTCGGACAAGGGTTGAGTTGGCAAACCGCTCTTGGTGCCGTCTTTATCTCCGGATTCGTCTTTTTCCTGCTGACGGTGACAGGAATACGCCGCAGACTGGTGGCAGCTGTGCCAGATGTGCTTCGGTCCGCCATCGTGGTAGGCATCGGATTGTTCATCGCATTTATCGGGCTGAAAAACGCTGGCATCATCGTGAAGAGCCCTTCCACTTTCGTCTCGCTGGGTCAAGTGACACAACCTGGCCCGATCCTGACCATGATCGGTCTGTTGGTGGCTGTCATCCTAATGGCACGCAACTTCAAAGGGGCCATGATTATCAGCATTTTGATCACCACCCTGTTGGCGATGGCGTTCGGGGTGACTCCGGTACCACACCGCTTGTCCGACGTGATGACGTTCACCATGCCGGACATCACCACCACACTTGGGAAATTGGACATCATGGCCGCCATTCATTATGGTATCTTTTCCATCATTTTCTCTTTCACGATCGTGGAACTGTTTGACAACCTGGCCACATTGATCGGCTTGTCCAAAAAAGCAGGACTGATGGACAAAAACGGCGACATCCCCAATTTGAACCGCGCGCTGCAAGCAGATGCCGTGGGTACGATGATGAGCGCCACGTTCGGCTCCACCGCACTCAACGCCTATATCGAGAATGCGGCCGGTATCTCTGAAGGTGGGCGAACCGGTCTCACCGCAGTGGTAGTGGCAGGTCTGTTTCTGCTGAGCCTGTTTTTGACACCGTTGATCATGCTGATCCCGTCGGTGGCCACTGCACCAGCACTGATTCTGGTCGGCGCGCTGATGCTGAGTGAAATCAAAAATCTTTCATTCGACGATTTCACAGATACGATCCCGGCGTTTTTAACCATCATCCTGATGCCGTTGACTTCCAGCATTGCGGAAGGATTGGCCTTCGGCTTCGTCAGTTATACGGTGTTGAAAACATTGACGGGTAAATACAAAGAAATGAATCTGTTTTTGTACCTGATTACAGCGGCATTTATCATCAATTTCCTGTATCATGGATGA
- a CDS encoding RsmF rRNA methyltransferase first C-terminal domain-containing protein, producing MHLPTDYLEQMKTWLQHEFPAFLASYEKVPARGLRVNRLKIDTEAFLQRSPFDLSPIPWCPEGFYYDHEQDRPGKHVYHAAGLYYIQDPSAMAPAEVLDPQPGERVLDLCAAPGGKTTQIAAKMQGKGLLVANEISPQRIKALVENLERCGVTNAVVLNERPERLTERFVGFFDRILIDAPCSGEGMFRKDPEVCERWSVRATHLCADVQLEILSAAAPMLRPGGVLVYSTCTFNPVENEQVIARFLSDHPEFTLIPVPQASHYQPGRPEWANGCDSLRLASRLWPHHLRGEGHFVALMEKTDGPEGTKRRPGKMPPVSADAVKQLRTFIHETLTCQCDDWLLTMYGDHLYRVPDELPSLKGLKVERPGLHLGQVKRNRLEPSHTWAMALKPDDVQRYVSFEVDDPRLYQYLQGETIPFDGDKGWTLVGVERFPLGWAKVSGGMLKNHYPKWLRWD from the coding sequence ATGCACCTTCCTACAGATTACCTCGAACAAATGAAAACCTGGTTGCAACACGAGTTCCCGGCGTTTCTCGCCAGTTATGAGAAGGTACCGGCACGCGGCTTGCGGGTAAACCGGCTCAAGATCGATACGGAGGCATTTTTGCAGAGGAGTCCGTTTGATCTTTCGCCCATCCCGTGGTGTCCGGAAGGATTTTATTACGATCACGAACAGGACCGTCCCGGAAAACACGTTTATCATGCGGCCGGGTTGTATTATATTCAGGACCCTAGCGCCATGGCGCCTGCAGAGGTACTTGATCCCCAGCCGGGTGAGCGGGTGTTGGATCTGTGTGCGGCACCGGGCGGCAAAACCACACAAATTGCCGCCAAAATGCAAGGAAAAGGACTGCTGGTGGCCAATGAGATTTCCCCACAACGCATCAAGGCTTTGGTGGAAAATTTGGAGCGGTGCGGGGTGACCAACGCCGTAGTCCTCAATGAACGACCGGAGCGATTGACGGAACGGTTCGTCGGGTTTTTCGACCGGATTTTGATCGACGCTCCGTGTTCGGGTGAGGGGATGTTCCGCAAAGACCCGGAAGTGTGTGAACGCTGGAGTGTACGGGCCACTCACCTGTGCGCTGATGTCCAATTGGAGATCTTGTCGGCCGCTGCACCCATGCTCCGGCCGGGTGGCGTACTCGTCTATTCCACCTGCACGTTCAATCCGGTGGAGAACGAACAGGTCATCGCCCGCTTTTTGTCTGACCACCCGGAGTTTACCCTCATTCCTGTTCCGCAAGCATCCCATTACCAACCGGGACGCCCGGAATGGGCAAACGGATGTGATTCCTTGCGGTTGGCTTCCCGTCTGTGGCCTCACCATCTACGGGGAGAAGGACATTTCGTGGCGTTGATGGAAAAAACGGACGGCCCCGAAGGAACCAAACGCCGGCCTGGAAAAATGCCGCCCGTCTCCGCCGATGCAGTGAAGCAATTGCGCACCTTTATCCATGAGACACTGACATGCCAGTGCGATGATTGGCTGCTAACGATGTACGGTGATCATCTCTACCGGGTGCCGGATGAATTGCCTTCGCTGAAAGGACTGAAGGTGGAACGCCCCGGGTTGCATTTGGGACAAGTCAAGCGGAACCGGTTGGAACCTTCCCACACTTGGGCGATGGCCCTGAAACCGGATGATGTACAGCGATATGTTTCGTTTGAGGTGGACGATCCGCGTCTGTACCAATACTTGCAGGGTGAAACGATTCCTTTTGATGGTGACAAGGGATGGACACTGGTGGGGGTGGAACGGTTTCCGTTGGGATGGGCCAAAGTTTCCGGCGGCATGTTGAAAAACCATTATCCCAAATGGTTGCGTTGGGATTGA
- a CDS encoding long-chain-fatty-acid--CoA ligase — MTKNERIWWRSYPPEVPKHLDVPDVTLTQLLLSAAEEFPDREAVYFMGKRMTYRRLLSDVSRFARALQSLGVRKGDRVAIMLPNSPQAVIAYYGALMIGAVVVQTNPMYMERELEHQLRDAGAETIICLDLLYPKVARVKERTRLSRIIVTGIDDYLPWPKNWLYPLKLWKDGKRVTVPYHEQGVFRFSLLLKKALAKPVEDVNVDADDLALLQYTGGTTGLPKGAMLTHHNLVFNAMQCAHWMHDCRRGEEKVLGILPFFHVYGMTVVMNFSVHMAATMILVPRFDVDEALRLISEEKPTVFPGAPTMYIALINHPDISRYDLSSIRACISGSAPLPVEVQQQFEELSGGRLVEGYGLTEASPVTHANPIWGRRKAGSIGLPWPNTDCRIVDPNTGEVLPSGSVGELQVKGPQVMKGYWNRPEETAQVLKDGWLSTGDIATMDEDGYFYILDRKKDMIIASGYNIYPREIEEVLYEHPAVKEAAVIGVPDPYRGETVKAFVVLKEGHQVTEKELEQFCRAKLARYKIPRQYEFRSELPKSAVGKVLRRVLVEEEKKKAALTPERIKTGNG; from the coding sequence ATGACAAAAAACGAACGCATATGGTGGCGCAGTTATCCTCCGGAAGTTCCAAAGCATTTGGATGTCCCTGATGTGACGCTGACCCAGTTGCTGTTGTCGGCGGCAGAGGAATTTCCCGACCGGGAAGCTGTTTATTTCATGGGAAAACGCATGACCTATCGGCGATTGTTGTCGGATGTGTCCCGTTTTGCCCGGGCGCTGCAATCCCTCGGTGTCCGAAAAGGTGATCGTGTGGCGATCATGTTGCCCAATTCCCCCCAAGCGGTGATCGCTTATTACGGGGCTTTGATGATCGGAGCCGTCGTCGTGCAAACCAATCCCATGTACATGGAGCGGGAGTTGGAGCATCAACTGCGTGATGCCGGAGCGGAAACGATCATCTGTCTGGATTTACTCTATCCCAAAGTGGCCCGTGTCAAAGAACGGACGCGCCTTTCCCGCATCATTGTGACCGGGATCGATGATTACCTGCCTTGGCCGAAAAATTGGTTGTATCCGCTGAAGTTGTGGAAGGACGGCAAGCGTGTTACTGTGCCGTATCATGAGCAGGGAGTGTTTCGTTTTTCACTGCTGTTAAAGAAAGCGCTTGCAAAGCCAGTGGAAGATGTCAACGTTGATGCTGATGATTTGGCTTTGTTGCAGTATACCGGCGGAACGACCGGGTTGCCCAAAGGAGCGATGCTCACTCATCACAATCTCGTGTTCAATGCGATGCAGTGCGCCCATTGGATGCATGATTGCCGACGCGGAGAGGAGAAGGTGCTGGGAATACTGCCCTTCTTTCATGTATACGGCATGACCGTGGTGATGAATTTCAGCGTTCACATGGCGGCTACCATGATTCTTGTCCCTCGGTTCGATGTGGATGAAGCGCTGAGACTGATCAGCGAGGAAAAGCCCACTGTGTTTCCGGGCGCGCCGACGATGTATATTGCATTGATCAACCATCCCGACATCAGCCGATACGATCTGTCATCGATCCGTGCTTGTATAAGCGGTTCCGCTCCGTTGCCGGTCGAGGTGCAGCAACAGTTCGAGGAGCTGAGCGGCGGTCGTTTGGTGGAAGGCTACGGTTTGACGGAAGCATCGCCCGTTACCCATGCCAACCCGATTTGGGGACGGCGGAAAGCCGGCAGCATCGGTTTGCCATGGCCAAATACGGATTGTCGGATCGTCGATCCAAATACGGGGGAAGTGCTGCCTTCAGGCAGTGTCGGTGAACTGCAGGTAAAAGGTCCGCAAGTAATGAAGGGATATTGGAACCGGCCGGAAGAGACTGCGCAAGTGTTGAAGGACGGCTGGCTGTCCACCGGTGACATCGCGACGATGGATGAGGATGGGTACTTCTACATATTGGATAGAAAAAAAGACATGATCATTGCCAGCGGTTACAACATCTATCCGAGGGAAATCGAGGAGGTGCTGTACGAGCATCCGGCAGTAAAGGAAGCCGCCGTCATCGGTGTTCCTGATCCGTATCGCGGAGAGACGGTGAAGGCGTTTGTCGTGTTGAAAGAAGGTCATCAGGTGACGGAGAAGGAGCTGGAGCAATTCTGCCGTGCTAAGCTGGCTAGGTACAAGATTCCCAGACAGTATGAGTTTCGTTCCGAATTGCCCAAAAGTGCGGTAGGCAAGGTGCTGCGCCGGGTATTAGTTGAAGAGGAGAAGAAAAAGGCTGCGTTGACACCGGAAAGAATCAAAACGGGGAATGGTTAA
- a CDS encoding S8 family peptidase — translation MKRSLALLTAFVLLTVMALSITPHAQAAPADTAPYAPGEIIVKFKPGIVQSQITSLHRTNQVKLLFRNKEIGFDVIRASGKTVTELIRTYRNNPLVEYAEPNYYFHASWTPNDPALSKQWALPKIRANDAWNATKSNNGIRVAVVDTGVQYNHPDLYRKVIKGYDYVGKDWDPSDGNGHGTHVAGVIAAATNNQKGISGVAPNAMIYAVRVLDNNGNGTLENVANGIIHAVDQGAKVINLSLGAGYDSQTLKDAVQYAWSKGAVVVAAAGNSNSSQPSYPAYYDPVIAVGATDKSDNKASFSNFGNWVDVAAPGVDIYSTYPYGHYATMSGTSMATPHVSGLAALLASQGRSNSEIRDAIQKTADKTLGTGTYWTYGRINASKAVRY, via the coding sequence ATGAAAAGGAGTCTCGCGTTGCTGACCGCCTTCGTACTTTTGACGGTAATGGCTCTGTCCATTACCCCGCACGCACAGGCGGCGCCCGCGGACACGGCACCGTATGCTCCTGGTGAAATCATCGTCAAATTTAAACCCGGCATCGTCCAGAGCCAAATTACCTCGTTGCATCGGACCAACCAGGTGAAGCTGTTGTTCCGAAACAAGGAAATCGGCTTCGACGTGATCCGTGCCTCCGGCAAAACGGTCACGGAGCTGATTCGGACCTACCGCAACAATCCTTTGGTGGAATATGCCGAACCCAACTATTATTTTCACGCGAGCTGGACACCCAATGATCCCGCTTTGTCCAAACAATGGGCATTGCCGAAAATCCGCGCCAACGACGCCTGGAACGCCACGAAAAGCAATAACGGCATCCGGGTCGCCGTCGTGGATACCGGTGTTCAGTACAATCATCCCGATCTCTACCGCAAGGTGATCAAAGGCTACGATTATGTGGGAAAAGATTGGGACCCCAGTGACGGTAACGGGCATGGCACCCATGTCGCCGGCGTGATCGCAGCAGCGACCAACAACCAAAAGGGAATCTCAGGTGTGGCTCCCAATGCGATGATCTATGCCGTCCGGGTATTAGACAACAACGGCAACGGCACGTTGGAAAACGTGGCCAACGGCATCATTCATGCGGTTGATCAAGGCGCCAAAGTAATCAATCTGAGCCTCGGAGCGGGATATGATTCGCAAACGTTGAAAGACGCCGTTCAATATGCTTGGAGCAAAGGAGCGGTTGTTGTAGCGGCGGCGGGGAACAGCAACAGTTCCCAACCCAGCTATCCGGCCTATTACGATCCGGTCATAGCCGTAGGGGCCACCGACAAATCCGACAACAAAGCCAGCTTCTCCAACTTCGGCAATTGGGTGGACGTTGCTGCGCCGGGAGTGGACATCTATTCCACCTATCCGTATGGTCATTATGCCACGATGTCGGGCACTTCGATGGCAACACCGCACGTATCGGGGCTGGCGGCGCTGCTGGCCTCGCAAGGAAGGAGCAACAGCGAAATCCGAGATGCGATTCAGAAAACGGCAGACAAAACATTAGGCACGGGCACGTACTGGACCTACGGTCGTATCAATGCCTCCAAGGCTGTCCGTTACTGA